The following nucleotide sequence is from Alphaproteobacteria bacterium.
TAGATAGGGATATTCCTGCAGAAAAATTAATACAATCAGTGAAAAAAGCAGATAAGTTAATCGAAGATGTAGAGATATTTGATGTTTACGAAGGTGATAACTTAGGAGATAATAAAAAATCTTTAGCTATTAAAGTTAAAATTCAACCTAAAGAGAAAACTCTAACAGATAAAGATTTGGATTTAATATCTAGTGCAATTGTGATTAATGTTACAAAGCAAACACAAGGTCAACTAAGAAAATAGATTTTAATTAAATTTTATTTTTACAAAAAAGCCCCCTCAAGTACTACTATGTACTATACGGGGGCTTTTTCATAATCTAAAATTTTTTAAAATCTATTTATTTGATATATTTCAATTCTTGCTAATATTTTTCGCTCAAAAATAATTCACCTAAAATAACCTTAAAATCTATTTTTTACTTTTTGTTGTCATTCTGATGAGCGGAGCGAAGAAGAATCTTTTCATGCTTGTGTAATGTTAATTAATATCCAGTAACACAAAGAGATTCTTCACTGCCACATAAATGTGTCCGTTCAGAATGACAGGCTGGGGAAATGATATCGTCATTTTGAGCGACTATAAGGAGTCGAAAAATCTTTTCATGCCTGTGGAATATTAATTTACATCCAGTAGCACAATGAGATTTTTCACTACCACATAAATGTGTCCGTTCAGAATGTGGGGATAAGTAATGACGGGGCGGGAAGAGCGGAAGCAAATTGAGAAAAGGAGAGTTTATATAGCTGGTGACGATGGGTTTCTAAGAGCAAAAAAGAAAAAATATTAAGATAATTAGCAAAGTTAATAATTAAAATTTATTATATTAAATATTTGATTGAAAAGCTTGTTTTTTTATGGTATTATTCATGTATATCTTTCGCATAAAAAGGAGGGCTATATGCCAGATAAGTTAGATGGTTTTATTCTTAAAGAACTAAAAAAATCGTTTAAAAAATATTTAGATAAAAAAGATGTTTCTGTTGCTAAATCAGAAATAAAGCATATAGGTATCTCTTTCAGAGATAGTAAAAATTTAGGTTTTGCTTTTAAATTGTTAGAATTGCATCCAAAGCATGTTGCTAAAGTTTTAGAATTTACCATTGCTGGAGGAGCTAAGTTTGATAACGGTAGAAACAAAGGCTTTGCTTTAGATCTTATAGATAAGCAGACTTAAATAATGTTTATGATAAAGACCCTATAGGTGTGTCTAGATGTTTATTAGAGTTGATGATAGCTTTAACTTGTGAAGGGAAACTATCTCTAATTGATGACTCTAATGATGATGTAATCAAATGTTTAGAGAGCTACTGCCCTCCTAAAAGATTTAAAGATTTATTTGATAAAGAGCTAAGTAGTGTTAGAAATAATCAAGAGTCAATAAAAAGAGAAAAATCCTTAATTAATATTTTCTCAGGATTAGAAGAGGCTTTCCCAGATAAAAAAGTTTTCTCTAATGGCAAGAACAGTATGTTAGCAATAGGTATTGTTAATTATTGTGCTAATGACGGCAATAGCAAGGTTGACAAAAAAGTTTTAGGTAAATTAACAGATTTCTTTATTTCAAGAGGTATGGATCTTTCGTTAGATAAAAATAATGAGGTTTTAGTTACTATTAAAAACTCTTGCAAAAAAGAGCAAAGAGTACTTGTTAGTAGATTGTTAAATGATAGAATAAATAAAGCAGTTAAGCTTAATGATGAATCTGGAGATAAGATTAATCAAAATACTCTTATAGATAAGTTTAATAAGAGAGAGAAATTGAAATCTAGTAAAAAAGAACAAAATAAAGCTAATCAGCCAAAAAATTCGTAATGTTAATTTAAAGTTTTGCGAGGATTATAAGCATCTCTAATTGCTTCAGCAGAAAAAGTTATTAATGAAAGTATGATTGCTAAAGATAGGAATGCAGAAATTCCTAACCATGGAGCATGTAAATTATTTTTACCTTGTTGTAACATTTCTCCTAACGAAGCACTACCAACTGGTAATCCAAATCCTAAAAAATCTAAGCTTGTTAATGTAGTTATTGAGCCAACAAATATAAATGGCATAAATGACATCGCTGATATTAAAGCATTTGGTAATATATGCTTAAACATTATAGTAAAGTTGCTTGCTCCAATTACACGAGCAGCTTTAACATAGTCCAGCTCTCTACATCTTAGAAATTCTGCTCTAACAACTCCTACAAGTTTCATCCAAGAGAATAATAACATGAGTAATAATAAACTCCAGAAACTAGGAGTAATTAAGCTAGACATTATTATCAATAAATATAAAACAGGCATGCCAGACCACATCTCTATGAATCTTTGGAATATTAAATCTGTTAGCCCGCCAAAGTAGCCTTGAATAGCTCCAGAAAATATACCTATTATTGAGGATAGTATTGTTAAAACTAAGCCAAATAAAATAGATATTCTAAATCCGTATATTAATCTAGCTAGAACATCTCTGCCTTGATCATCAGTCCCTAGCCAATGCTTTGTGTCTGGAGGTGTTGGTGCCGGTGCAGATAAATCATAATTTATTGTATCATAAGAGTAAGGTATGATAGGAGTTATCATCCAGCCATTATTATTAATGTTATCGAGTATATACTGATCTTTATAATCTGCTTCAAGTTCAAAATCTCCTCCAAAAGTAGTTTCGTTATAGGAGTTATGAATTGGAAAGTAGAAGTTGTTTTGATAGTAGATAATTATGGGCTTATCATTTGCGATAACTTCTGCAAAAAGACATATAACAAAAATGAATAAGAAAATAATAGAAGAATAGAAACCTCTCTTATGAGATTTTAAAAGTTTCCATCTTCTTTTATTTAATTCATTCATACCTTAACTTTCTCTGTTTATCTCGCTCTCAAAGCTTTCTTTGTTTGAAGCAATATAAGGTAAATCACTTTCTGCTATATAGTTAGTTTGTTTTCTAGCTATTGTTAGTTCAGGAAGCTTTTCAGATATGTTATCTATGTCTCCAAATTCATTTTTATTTATTCGTAGGAATTTATCTACACAAGGATCAGCCTTCATTGAAGCAACACCTGTTTCGCTATCGACAAAAGAGTTCATCTTAATCACTATATTGTCTCCATCTGGAGCAAGAAACTCTACTTCATCGCCAGCACGAATTGCATTTTTAACTTTTACAATTGCATCATCACCATCCCATTTTACAATATACATAGCATACTGATAATTGCCTAAAGATCTGCTTGTTTCATATTGCTGAGCACTATCATAAACTCTGCCATTATGGAACCCTAAAGTATATCCTCTTGTTTGTAGAGTATATAGCTCATCCATGTATTTTGTGTAATCCCAGTTTTCAGGGTCTTTCTCCCAAGCATCTATGGCTTTTCTATATGTTCTAGCTACTATTCCCGCATAGTACTCTGACTTGTTTCGCCCTTCAATTTTTAGAGAATCAATTCCTGCTTCTAAATACTGATTTAAAACTGGCATCAAGCATAAATCTTTAGAGAACATAATGTATGCTCCTTTTTCAGATTCTTCTATTGGGATGAAATCACCAGGTCTTTTTTCTTCTTCCATTAAGAATTCAAAAAGATCTTTGTTTTCTTCTGTTATATCTATCGGCTTAATAGAACCATCTTTTAACTTCATGTGAAGTTTGTACTCCCATCGACAAGTATGAGCACACATTCCTTTGTTTGCAGGACGACTTGCTAAGAAATTTGATAGCAAGCATCTTCCAGAGTAAGACATGCACATTGCTCCATGAACAAAACATTCAATTTTCATATTCGGAAGCTTTTCTTTAACCACTTTTATATCTTTAAATGGAGTTTCTCTCGCCATAACACATAACGATGCTCCTTGATTCTCCCAAAATTTAACTCCCATCCAAGAGTTTATATTTGCTTGAGTTGAAACATGTAGCTCTAGCTCTGGAGCATTATCTTTTACATATTGGAATATCGCAGGATCTGCAATAATAACACCATCAGGTTTAACGGTTCTTATTGTTTCTATGAAAATAGGTAGCTTTTTCACATCAGAGTTAGTCGCAAAAAGGTTTAGAGTTAAGTAAACTCTTTTTCCCTTTGAATGAGCATATTTTACTCCTTCGATTACATCTTCAAGGGGCATTTTAGAGTGTGCTCTAAGAGACATATCTGGAGTGCCTAAGTAAACAGCATCTGCTCCGTATAAAATGGCAGTTTTCAATCTTTGTAAAGAGCCCGCAGGCATTAACAATTCTGAGTTCATTGTTCTTCCTTATCTAAATTAGTTTTCTTGTGAAAATAGGTATAGCATGATTATTGCAAAAGTTCAATTAATTATTTGCTTTTAGATTTTTTTTATGCAACAATCTGACCATTGAATAAGAAAGGGTTTTTTATGAAAAAAATTACAGTTTTTATCTTAGCGGTTTTAATCTCAATTAATAGTTCATTTGCTCAAGAGAAAAAAGGATTTTCTTTTGCTGATTTAGAATATAATACATTTTTTGAGACAGCTCCAAATCCAGAGGATGTAAGAGTTCTAAAAAGTTTTATAGAGCAGGGATTAAAGTTTATTTATTTAGGAGAGAAAAATAGTGTGGATAACTGGCTTTCTGTAAAAGGGAATACAGTGCAATTATTTTCTACAACTTTGGACGGTAAGGGCTTAATAATTGGTAGTGTTTATGATGAAAATGGAGACAACTCTAATCTTGAAAATATAAAAAAATTCTTTCCAAAAATCGGAGAGACAATGTATATCTTTTCTCAAAAAATGGTGAAAGATTCTATATCGTCAGAAATAGAAAGCTTTAAACAAAAAAATCAAGAATTATTACAACAAATTCAATCTAAAGAGGAGAAAAAGAGTTCTGTTATAAAGAGTGAGATTTGGGCATCTCTTGAAAACACATATTACATAGAGCAGGGTGATGTTAATGCTCCTATAGTTTATTTCTTCTCTGATCTTTTGTGCGGGCATTGTAAAGCTTTATACAGTAAGTTAGATTCATATATAAATGCAGGAAGAATAAGAGTAAGGTATATTCCAGTAGGGATTTTATCAGAGCAATCAGTTATAAGTGCTTTAGGGTTGTTCTCTACGAAAAATCCTAGTGATGCTTGGAAAAAATATAATGAAACACAGGATAACTCTTTATTAACTGTTGATACAACAGATGCCGCAATCAGCAAGCTAAAAAGAAATGTAGAAACATTCGATAAGTGGAACTTAAGAGGAACTCCAAGTTTGTTTTACAAAAATGTTAGTGGTGAAGTTAAATTTGTATATGGGCAACCTGATAATATAGAGGACTTTATATATGATCTTGGAAAATAAATCTAATATACCTTTAACAAAAATAATAACATTTAATGATGTTTTATTTCCTTTAATATTCGCTATATCTAAAAAAACAGGTATTGCAAATACAAAAGAAACTTGTGATGTTGAAGCTATACTATTAGCTAAACTAGTTGAGAATACTCTGGGGCTTTCGAAAAAGTATATACAGGAAAACAACTTAGATAATTATTATGATAAAAAGCTTAAAGCTATATCTAATATAAGTAAGATAGTGGCGGCTAATTATAGTCATAATCAAAGTTTACTTTCTGATGATGTTGATTTATCAAATGTGTCACTTGATGGGGATGTACAAGTTGTTCAATATAATAATGAGAATGAATTTAAGGACAAAGTTTTTGAGGTTATGTCTGATATTGTTAATGTTGTAAACAGATTTAATTTTGCTTTAGAAGAAGAGAGAATAATATCTGGGGTGAAAACTCAGATAATTAAATATGCAAATGATATTTTTTTAGATGTTGAAAAAGATAAGTTAGAAGAAAGCTATTTTAATCATTTATATTTAGATGTAATAAAAAATTTAACAGAGTTATTTAGTGTTTGTTACTATAGTGAAATTGATGCGGTTTTGTCAGTACCTTTAGATAAAAGAGAAGACTTTATTCATAGACATTTAGTTGAGACAAGAGATTCTGTGGAAAAAGCTCTTGATGCTTTCTATAGCAGAACTAGCATAATTATGAACATGAGTAAAGATGTGAAAATCTTCTTAGAAAATAAAATAAAAGAGGCTTAATAAATGGTAGCATCTCAATTAATAATGAGTTGTATTATTTCTTCAGCAGCTGCCTATAACATTCCGTCATCAGCTATATATGCAATTATGGAAGCAGAAGGTGGAAAGACTGGACAACTAAGCAAGAACTCAAATGGATCGTATGATTTAGGCTTAATGCAGATAAATACTTTATGGTTGCCTGAGCTTGCAAAACACTGGGGAATAACAGAAACTGAAGCCGCATATGTATTGGTTAATGATACTTGTGCAAATATAAATGTTGCATCTTGGATATTGAAAAAAAAGATAAATGAAGCAAACGGCTCTATGCTAAAAGGCATATCCTATTATCATTCTAGAACTCCTAAACACGGCATAAAATATGCCAAAAGAATACTAAATATTATGAAAGCAAATAATTTATTAAGATAGTATTTCTCTTATTTCTTTTATATGTGCATTATAGTTCTTAGAAGAAGAGCTTGAATAATTAAGATTCTTAAATAAAGATGTTAACTTAGTAAACACTTTTCTTACTTCCTCTTTTGTTTCTAAGTTAAAATCATGCTTGTAAATATCATAGATAAGATTTAGCATTTCTTTTTGTCTCTCTATTGGAACAGAGACATCAACATCATCAAAAGCATCCTGTTGTAAGTAAGCCATATCTAAAATTGTTCCTTTTTGCAAGATTATGAAATCTTCTAGAGATACTCCTTCTTCACCAGTTACTTGCATCATTTCATAAACTCTAGCAGATTTTTCTAAAGATTCTTCAAGCTCATTTACTTTTTTGTTCCAACCTTTTTCAAGATTGTTTTCAAAGTAATCGTGTAATTGTTCTCTATACCTTGACCAAGAAATTAGAGGATCAATTGCAGGATAAAATCTCTTGTAAGCTCTGTCGTAAGAAAGCCCTAGAAATGTTTTAACTGTTCCTAGTGTAGATTGAGTTACTGGTTCTTCAAAGTTTCCTCCAGCAGGAGAAACTGTTCCAACCATTGTTAAGGAACCTGTGCCAGCATTACCTTCTATAACTCCGGCTCTTTCATAAACTCCTTTTATAGATGAATCAAGATATGCAGGAAAGGCTTCTTCTCCAGGAATTTCTTCGAGTCTTCCTGATGTTTCTCTTAAAGCTTGAGCCCACCTAGAAGTTGAATCAGCAATTAGAAGTACATCTAATCCCATTTGACGATAGTACTCACCTATTGTCATTCCTGTATAAATAGATGACTCACGAGAAGCAACAGGCATAGAAGAAGTGTTACAAATTATTATTGTTCTATCCATTAAACTTCCTCCTGTTTTAGGGTCAACCATTTCAGGAAATTCTGTGATTGTTTCTACTACTTCACCAGCTCTTTCTCCACAAGCTACAACTATAACTATGTCAACAGAGGCATATCTTGATAATAGAGATTGTAAAACAGTTTTACCTGCTCCAAATGGTCCCGGTATGCAAGCGGTTCCTCCTTTTGCTATAGGGAAGAATGTATCAATAACTCTTGTTGTAGTTGTCAATAACTCTGAAGGGTATAGTCTTTTTACTGTTTTGTTTCTTAACATTTTCTGAGGAATTGGCTTTCTAATAGGCCAATTTTGTGCAAGAGTTAAATCTCTTTTATTCCCAGAAGAATCTTTTATCTTAGCTATAGGTTCATCAAGTTTGAATGATCCGTTTTTTATAGAGATAATTTCTACTTCAACGTTCTCTGAAAATGGTATCATTATTTTGTGATCAATGTTAATTTCTTTAACTGTTCCTATAACATCACCAGCTTTTAGCTTAGCTCCTTTTTCAACAGAGCTTTTAAAACTCCATTTCTTATTTGGATTTAAAGGTTCTACATAGTCTCCTCTTGGTAAAAAGAATCCGTGTTTGTTTGCTAATATTTCTAGAGGGTTTTGTAGCCCATCAAATACCTGACCTAAAAGTCCTGGCCCTAGAGTAACAGAAAGCATCTCACGAGATAATTCAATATCATCGCCAATTTTTACACCTTTAGTATCTTCATAAACTTGAATGTCTGCAGTTTTACCTTTTACTCTTAAAACCTCTGCTTTTAATTTATTTTCTCCAAGCTTAACGAATACAACTTCGTTTTTCATTATGTCTTGATTCTCAATTTTTATTTTTAAGATGTTTTCTTGTATTCTTATAACTTTAGCTGTTTTTTTATTTGCCATGAATTGCCTCCATTGCTAGTTTGTTAAATTTATCTCTTATATCTTGAGAGTCGCTTGCAATTTTCCATCTCTCAATTATGTTTCTTCTTATTGCATATATTAATATGAAATCAATATCAAAATAATGATCTTGTGAAATCTTATCACAGAATTTCCACATTAATTTTAATATTTGTTTTTCAAGTTCTAAAGCAGAGTGCTCTTGCATTAAATAATCAAATCCTGCTAATTCTTTACTTAAGTGTTTTATTCCAAAATCAGTTTTATTCCAGTTGTTTTGTATTTTAAACTTATATTTTGATAATCTCCATAAATCTTCATTTTTAGGAGGCTCTTTTTGCCCATTAATTCTTTTCCTTATTAATCCCAGTAAAAATCTTTTTTCTATTGTTGCGGTGATTATTTTTGCAAAGGTTTGATTGTCATACTTTTGTAATAGATCTAAAGATTTGTTTTTAAAAGCTTTGTCTGTTTCACTATCCATAGAGTGTTTTTCCCAAATAACAAAGTTCTCTAGGTCTTGCACCATTTTGAAATCTTCTCGGCTTAAGTCTTTTATATGTTTATTAAAGTTCAATCTAGACATGTGAGAAAAATCAGAGTTTATCTTCCCTTGTAATAGGGGAAGAGATGTAACAATTTGATAATAATCCTTCTTTTTTTTCATATCTATTTCCTTTTAATTTTTCTTAAAATTATTTTAAGTAAAAATATTTAATCTTCAATTATTTCTCTATATATAGGTAATAAGTTATCTAATAATAAGTCAGAAATTGCTTCGTCAGATAAGTCTATTTCTATACCTTTTTTTGTTTCTTTCACAACTATGCCAGTTTTATCGGGTGAACAGAAATACTTTAATTCGACTCCTTCTTTCAACATAGTTTTTGTTATGCCGTAAAGAGATAACTTCACTTTTTCTTCATCTTTTACAGGATCTAATAAAAGAATTTCTGTTTGTTTAGATGCATTCTCCACTATTTTTATAATCATCTCTTTAATAAGCTTTTTGTCTGACAAGGCTTCTTTTGTTTGCTTTTCTAATTGTTGGATAAAAGATTCTTCAAGAGCACTTCTAAGCTCAAGAGCAGAATCTCTAAAAGCAGATTTTATAGATTCTTTAGCGGATTTTTCAATCTTATTTGCTTTTTTCTCAGATTTAGATAATATTTTTTTAGCTTCAGCTTCAGCATTTTTAACTATTTCTTTTGCCTTTTCTTCAGCTTTTTTTATAATTTCATTTGCCTTGTATTTACCTTCATCAATACCTTTTTTGCGAAGCCTCTTGATAAATTCATTAACACCTGCTTCACGAGGTATATCTGATTTAGTCTGTTTTTTATTCTTAGTTACCATTTTATTTCCCTCTTAATTTAAAACAGCTGGAATGTTTCCTATTAAAACTAATGCAAATACAAAAGCAAATACAGAGAAACCTTCAACTATTGCTGCTGGAGCAATTGAAATACCAAAAATTTCTGGTTTGTTTTTTGCTGCATTTATTGCAGAGGCACAACACTCACCTTGTTTTATTGAAGTAATGAAAAGAGCAATCCCTGCAAACAACCCTACTACAAATAAGGCAATTGCATTATTTGTATCTACACCTTTTGCCATCAATTGTAGCATAATTACAATACCGTAAATTGTTTGAGAAGATGGCATAGCTGCAACCCCAACAAATTTACCATATCCATTTTCTGCCTCCATCATTGCTCCGCATGCTGCTTGCCCTGCTTTTGTACAGGCAATTGCTGATCCGATAGCTCCTAATCCGATAGCAGAGTAAATTCCTAACCATCCTAATCCTGTTATAATTTGATCCATTTTTTGACCTCCATTTTTTTAAATGCATTAAACGGATAACCTTCATCCGAAATGCTCCAGTTGAAAAATTCTATTACATTAAGGCGAAGTCCATGAACAACTCCACTCATAATTCCTAGCCCAAAGTTTATTGCATGACCTAAGATTAATATAATGAAAGCCATTACATAACCTAGAGTCGGCATAGCATCAATCACTTGAATTGAAAGTTGATTGAATGTTATTCCTAATGATGCACTGGCCAATCCCAGAGCAAATATTCTTAAATAGCTTAATACATCTCCAAAAGCTGTAGATATCTTTGTAAGACCTAATAATCCATCGATGATTCTTTTAAATATATTTTTTGATTCGCTAGAGAATAAAAATACCATTATTAAGCCTCCTGTTAAAAGGTTTGGTGCTATTGTCCCAAATATATTATTAATTTTCTCTCCCATCATAATCATGGGGATATACATAATTCCTGATATTGTTACAAAAGCCCAACCTAGACGACTTAAAGCAAATAGTGATTTTCTATGTCTCCATGCTCTGATTAAATTTGCTATACATACATGGACAACACCAATATAAATAGAGACTTTCATCATGGCATTTATATTATTAATATCTACAGTTTTAAATTTTCTAGCTAAATCAGCTATTATGTTATTACCTGTTGGTTCTGCTCCGAAATAGCTCCCTATTAGAGCTCCCCATATCATAGAGATAATAACAGTAAACCAGCTTAAAGATCTTACTCTTCGTCCTGATTTAGATTTTTTTAGCTTGCCATTTGATAAAGCTAAAATTAATCCAAGGACACAAGCATAACCAAAATCAGACATAATCATTGCAAAGAATAGAGCAAAAAAGAAGAATAAAGCATTAGATGGATCTAGAGTTCCATAAGCAGGAACAGAGTAAAATTTTACAAGCTCTTCTCCTCCAGACAAGGCTTCTTTATTCCTCAAAAGAGTAGGAGCTTTTTCATTTTCTTTTATGTCTTCAATATAACATGCAATAGCATTTTCATAAGATATGTT
It contains:
- a CDS encoding V-type ATP synthase subunit A is translated as MANKKTAKVIRIQENILKIKIENQDIMKNEVVFVKLGENKLKAEVLRVKGKTADIQVYEDTKGVKIGDDIELSREMLSVTLGPGLLGQVFDGLQNPLEILANKHGFFLPRGDYVEPLNPNKKWSFKSSVEKGAKLKAGDVIGTVKEINIDHKIMIPFSENVEVEIISIKNGSFKLDEPIAKIKDSSGNKRDLTLAQNWPIRKPIPQKMLRNKTVKRLYPSELLTTTTRVIDTFFPIAKGGTACIPGPFGAGKTVLQSLLSRYASVDIVIVVACGERAGEVVETITEFPEMVDPKTGGSLMDRTIIICNTSSMPVASRESSIYTGMTIGEYYRQMGLDVLLIADSTSRWAQALRETSGRLEEIPGEEAFPAYLDSSIKGVYERAGVIEGNAGTGSLTMVGTVSPAGGNFEEPVTQSTLGTVKTFLGLSYDRAYKRFYPAIDPLISWSRYREQLHDYFENNLEKGWNKKVNELEESLEKSARVYEMMQVTGEEGVSLEDFIILQKGTILDMAYLQQDAFDDVDVSVPIERQKEMLNLIYDIYKHDFNLETKEEVRKVFTKLTSLFKNLNYSSSSSKNYNAHIKEIREILS
- a CDS encoding thioredoxin fold domain-containing protein; translation: MKKITVFILAVLISINSSFAQEKKGFSFADLEYNTFFETAPNPEDVRVLKSFIEQGLKFIYLGEKNSVDNWLSVKGNTVQLFSTTLDGKGLIIGSVYDENGDNSNLENIKKFFPKIGETMYIFSQKMVKDSISSEIESFKQKNQELLQQIQSKEEKKSSVIKSEIWASLENTYYIEQGDVNAPIVYFFSDLLCGHCKALYSKLDSYINAGRIRVRYIPVGILSEQSVISALGLFSTKNPSDAWKKYNETQDNSLLTVDTTDAAISKLKRNVETFDKWNLRGTPSLFYKNVSGEVKFVYGQPDNIEDFIYDLGK
- a CDS encoding DUF2764 domain-containing protein, with translation MKKKKDYYQIVTSLPLLQGKINSDFSHMSRLNFNKHIKDLSREDFKMVQDLENFVIWEKHSMDSETDKAFKNKSLDLLQKYDNQTFAKIITATIEKRFLLGLIRKRINGQKEPPKNEDLWRLSKYKFKIQNNWNKTDFGIKHLSKELAGFDYLMQEHSALELEKQILKLMWKFCDKISQDHYFDIDFILIYAIRRNIIERWKIASDSQDIRDKFNKLAMEAIHGK
- a CDS encoding ABC transporter permease, whose protein sequence is MNELNKRRWKLLKSHKRGFYSSIIFLFIFVICLFAEVIANDKPIIIYYQNNFYFPIHNSYNETTFGGDFELEADYKDQYILDNINNNGWMITPIIPYSYDTINYDLSAPAPTPPDTKHWLGTDDQGRDVLARLIYGFRISILFGLVLTILSSIIGIFSGAIQGYFGGLTDLIFQRFIEMWSGMPVLYLLIIMSSLITPSFWSLLLLMLLFSWMKLVGVVRAEFLRCRELDYVKAARVIGASNFTIMFKHILPNALISAMSFMPFIFVGSITTLTSLDFLGFGLPVGSASLGEMLQQGKNNLHAPWLGISAFLSLAIILSLITFSAEAIRDAYNPRKTLN
- a CDS encoding lytic transglycosylase domain-containing protein, with the translated sequence MVASQLIMSCIISSAAAYNIPSSAIYAIMEAEGGKTGQLSKNSNGSYDLGLMQINTLWLPELAKHWGITETEAAYVLVNDTCANINVASWILKKKINEANGSMLKGISYYHSRTPKHGIKYAKRILNIMKANNLLR
- a CDS encoding U32 family peptidase C-terminal domain-containing protein, which translates into the protein MNSELLMPAGSLQRLKTAILYGADAVYLGTPDMSLRAHSKMPLEDVIEGVKYAHSKGKRVYLTLNLFATNSDVKKLPIFIETIRTVKPDGVIIADPAIFQYVKDNAPELELHVSTQANINSWMGVKFWENQGASLCVMARETPFKDIKVVKEKLPNMKIECFVHGAMCMSYSGRCLLSNFLASRPANKGMCAHTCRWEYKLHMKLKDGSIKPIDITEENKDLFEFLMEEEKRPGDFIPIEESEKGAYIMFSKDLCLMPVLNQYLEAGIDSLKIEGRNKSEYYAGIVARTYRKAIDAWEKDPENWDYTKYMDELYTLQTRGYTLGFHNGRVYDSAQQYETSRSLGNYQYAMYIVKWDGDDAIVKVKNAIRAGDEVEFLAPDGDNIVIKMNSFVDSETGVASMKADPCVDKFLRINKNEFGDIDNISEKLPELTIARKQTNYIAESDLPYIASNKESFESEINRES
- a CDS encoding ATP synthase subunit C, which translates into the protein MDQIITGLGWLGIYSAIGLGAIGSAIACTKAGQAACGAMMEAENGYGKFVGVAAMPSSQTIYGIVIMLQLMAKGVDTNNAIALFVVGLFAGIALFITSIKQGECCASAINAAKNKPEIFGISIAPAAIVEGFSVFAFVFALVLIGNIPAVLN